A region of Solanum dulcamara chromosome 7, daSolDulc1.2, whole genome shotgun sequence DNA encodes the following proteins:
- the LOC129896409 gene encoding homeobox-leucine zipper protein MERISTEM L1-like, whose product MFQPNMFESHHHLLDMSHKSPENDLDLIRDNDEFESKSMADIMENNPSGDDQEADPNQRPNKKKRYHRHTQLQIQEMESFFKECPHPDDKQRKELGKRLGLEPLQVKFWFQNKRTQMKAQHERHENSELRAENEKLRVDNIRYKEALGNATCPNCGGPASIGEMSFDEQHLRIENARLREEIDRISGIAAKYVGKPMLTYPNLSTIGPTRSLDLGVGSFGPQTGVVGEMYSAGDLLRSVSGPIDADKPMIIELAVAAMEELIRMAQTGEPLWITGPGPGPDNSIETLCEEEYVRTFPRGIGPKPMGLTTEASRESAVVIMNHINLVEILMDVNQWTSVFAGLVSRALTLEVLSTGVAGNYNGALQVMTAEFQVPSPLVPTRENYFVRYCKHHADGTWAVVDVSLDNLRPTSVSRGRRRPSGCLIQELPNGYSKVTWIEHVEVDDRAVHNIYRPLVNSGLAFGAKRWVATLDRQCERLASAMANNIPTGDIGVITSPEGRKSMLKLAERMVMSFCAGVGASTAHTWTTLSGSGADDVRVMTRKSIDDPGRPPGIVLSAATSFWLPVSPKRVFDFLRDENSRSEWDILSNGGLVQEMAHIANGRDPGNCVSLLRVNSGNSSQSNMLILQESLTDSTGSYVIYAPVDIVAMNVVLSGGDPDYVALLPSGFAILPDGGGGINVGSGGSLLTVAFQILVDSVPTAKLSLGSVATVNSLIKCTVERIKTAVACDNA is encoded by the exons ATGTTTCAGCCAAATATGTTTGAGAGCCACCATCATTTACTTGATATGTCACATAAATCACCAGAAAATGATTTGGATTTAATTAGAGATAATGATGAATTTGAGAGCAAATCAATGGCAGATATTATGGAAAATAATCCTTCTGGTGATGATCAAGAAGCTGATCCTAATCAACGTCCAAATAAAAAGAAACGTTATCATCGACATACACAGCTACAAATTCAAGAAATGGAGTC attttttaaaGAGTGTCCTCATCCAGATGATAAACAAAGAAAAGAGTTGGGAAAAAGATTAGGGTTAGAGCCTTTGCAAGTGAAATTTTGGTTCCAGAACAAGCGTACTCAAATGAAG GCTCAACATGAACGCCATGAGAACTCAGAATTGAGAGCTGAAAATGAGAAGCTTCGTGTTGATAATATAAGGTATAAAGAAGCACTTGGGAATGCTACTTGCCCTAATTGTGGTGGGCCTGCTTCCATTGGGGAAATGTCATTTGATGAGCAGCATTTGAGGATTGAGAACGCTCGTCTTAGAGAAGAG ATTGACAGAATATCAGGAATTGCTGCAAAATATGTTGGGAAGCCCATGCTAACATATCCTAATCTGTCTACTATTGGCCCGACCCGTTCACTCGATCTTGGTGTGGGTAGTTTTGGGCCTCAAACGGGCGTTGTTGGAGAAATGTATAGTGCCGGTGACCTTTTAAGGTCAGTTTCAGGCCCAATAGATGCTGATAAGCCCATGATCATTGAACTTGCCGTTGCGGCTATGGAAGAGCTTATAAGAATGGCCCAAACTGGAGAGCCCTTATGGATTACAGGCCCAGGCCCAGGCCCAGATAATTCGATCGAGACGCTATGTGAAGAGGAATATGTTCGGACTTTTCCTCGAGGAATTGGGCCTAAGCCTATGGGCCTAACAACTGAAGCCTCAAGAGAATCTGCTGTTGTTATTATGAATCACATCAATTTAGTTGAAATCTTGATGGACGTG AACCAATGGACAAGTGTTTTTGCTGGCCTAGTATCAAGAGCATTAACCTTGGAAGTCCTATCAACTGGGGTAGCTGGAAATTACAATGGAGCTTTACAAGTG atgacAGCCGAATTCCAGGTTCCTTCCCCTCTCGTTCCAACGCGCGAAAATTATTTTGTGAGATATTGTAAACACCATGCTGATGGAACATGGGCTGTTGTTGATGTCTCCCTGGACAATTTACGTCCTACTTCAGTGTCACGCGGTAGAAGAAGGCCTTCGGGTTGTTTAATTCAAGAATTGCCTAATGGTTACTCCAAG GTTACGTGGATCGAGCACGTTGAAGTGGATGATAGAGCTGTCCATAACATTTATAGACCTCTTGTCAATTCAGGCCTCGCGTTTGGGGCTAAACGTTGGGTAGCAACATTGGACAGACAATGTGAACGACTAGCAAGTGCAATGGCTAATAACATCCCAACAGGGGATATTGGAG tcataacgagtcctgaaggCCGAAAAAGCATGTTAAAACTTGCTGAGAGGATGGTGATGAGTTTTTGTGCTGGTGTTGGCGCCTCGACGGCTCATACATGGACTACATTATCTGGAAGTGGTGCTGATGATGTTAGAGTTATGACTAGAAAGAGTATTGATGATCCAGGGAGACCTCCTGGTATTGTCCTGAGTGCAGCCACTTCATTTTGGCTTCCAGTTTCTCCAAAAAGAGTTTTCGATTTTCTCAGGGATGAGAACTCTAGAAGTGAG TGGGATATACTTTCAAATGGGGGCCTAGTTCAAGAAATGGCACATATTGCAAATGGTCGTGATCCAGGAAACTGTGTATCTCTTCTTCGTGTTAAT AGTGGAAATTCGAGCCAGAGCAACATGCTAATACTTCAAGAGAGTTTAACTGATTCCACGGGATCTTATGTTATTTACGCTCCAGTTGATATTGTTGCAATGAATGTTGTGTTGAGTGGTGGTGATCCCGACTATGTTGCTCTATTACCATCTGGATTTGCTATACTTCcagatggtggcggaggaatTAATGTTGGTTCTGGTGGATCGCTTCTCACTGTTGCATTTCAGATTTTGGTCGATTCTGTCCCTACTGCAAAACTCTCTCTTGGATCTGTTGCAACTGTGAATAGTCTTATCAAATGCACTGTTGAAAGGATCAAAACTGCTGTAGCTTGTGACAATGCTTGA